In Ipomoea triloba cultivar NCNSP0323 chromosome 7, ASM357664v1, a single genomic region encodes these proteins:
- the LOC116025009 gene encoding probable inactive histone-lysine N-methyltransferase SUVR1 isoform X1 → MAHPRIVSAFRAMKVLGISEEKVKPALKRLLKLYNKNWDLIEEENYRPLIDAIFEYEEAEAAKREKSSKNAEQEDNLEEEEVAHEEPVRPLKRSRLRPEASLSSPSSLGGTSQVRHDVEGAELLGQHNSSNGHMDSEPQPASCQYIARNKGKQPVSPNATSQETYSLPQLSGADKSQPSSCKAGTGLGSERGKEVLSPQIMSAEKPSSEPSNAQSSKKKFHALIKPKEEPVTEDMHQEVPVSGTHAGSAKKGGSSNANGLIGNEDHPSDPKMQSGATLDLALSSEARANDNLEVASSTSGDMKVILNCSAILGKPNFEMPSLDAVVKLMEDKCLSKYKDVDPKFSVIKVMQDVCECFLELRAQSSISASEATRDE, encoded by the exons ATGGCTCATCCTAGGATTGTGAGTGCCTTTCGTGCAATGAAAGTGCTTGGGATCTCTGAAGAGAAGGTGAAGCCCGCATTGAAACGTCTTTTGAAGTTGTATAACAAAAACTGGGACCTCATTGAAGAGGAGAACTATAGACCCCTTATAGATGCAATATTTGAATATGAGGAAGCTGAG GCAGCAAAACGTGAGAAATCTTCAAAGAATGCTGAA CAGGAGGATAATTTGGAGGAAGAAGAGGTTGCGCATGAAGAGCCTGTAAGGCCCTTAAAAAGATCACGTTTGAGACCGGAAGCTAGTCTATCATCACCATCCAGCCTGGGTGGAACTTCACAGGTGAGGCATGATGTTGAGGGGGCTGAACTTCTTGGACAGCACAACTCCTCTAATGGCCATATGGATTCTGAACCACAGCCTGCATCATGCCAATATATTGCTCGGAACAAAGGAAAACAGCCTGTTTCTCCCAATGCTACATCACAGGAAACATATTCTTTGCCTCAGCTTTCTGGTGCAGACAAAAGTCAGCCAAGTTCTTGTAAAGCAGGAACTGGTTTGGGTTCTGAGAGGGGTAAGGAAGTTCTATCTCCTCAAATCATGTCTGCTGAAAAGCCAAGCAGTGAGCCTAGCAATGCACAGTCATCCAAAAAGAAATTTCATGCATTGATCAAACCTAAAGAAGAGCCGGTCACTGAAGACATGCACCAAGAAGTTCCTGTTTCAGGCACTCATGCAG GGTCAGCAAAGAAAGGTGGATCATCAAATGCAAATGGTTTGATCGGGAATGAGGATCATCCTTCAGATCCGAAGATGCAATCCGGAGCTACACTAGATTTAGCTCTATCAAGCGAAGCAAGAGCCAATGATAACCTGGAGGTAGCTTCCTCAACCTCTGGAGATATGAAAGTGATTCTGAACTGTAGCGCAATTTTAGGAAAACCCAACTTTGAGATGCCTAGCCTAGATGCAGTGGTGAAGTTGATGGAGGATAAATGTCTGAGTAAGTACAAAGATGTCGACCCAAAATTTTCTGTGATCAAAGTAATGCAGGATGTTTGCGAGTGCTTCTTGGAGTTGCGTGCTCAATCTTCCATCAGCGCTTCAGAAGCAACAAGAGATGAGTAG
- the LOC116025009 gene encoding probable inactive histone-lysine N-methyltransferase SUVR1 isoform X2, with protein MAHPRIVSAFRAMKVLGISEEKVKPALKRLLKLYNKNWDLIEEENYRPLIDAIFEYEEAEAAKREKSSKNAEEDNLEEEEVAHEEPVRPLKRSRLRPEASLSSPSSLGGTSQVRHDVEGAELLGQHNSSNGHMDSEPQPASCQYIARNKGKQPVSPNATSQETYSLPQLSGADKSQPSSCKAGTGLGSERGKEVLSPQIMSAEKPSSEPSNAQSSKKKFHALIKPKEEPVTEDMHQEVPVSGTHAGSAKKGGSSNANGLIGNEDHPSDPKMQSGATLDLALSSEARANDNLEVASSTSGDMKVILNCSAILGKPNFEMPSLDAVVKLMEDKCLSKYKDVDPKFSVIKVMQDVCECFLELRAQSSISASEATRDE; from the exons ATGGCTCATCCTAGGATTGTGAGTGCCTTTCGTGCAATGAAAGTGCTTGGGATCTCTGAAGAGAAGGTGAAGCCCGCATTGAAACGTCTTTTGAAGTTGTATAACAAAAACTGGGACCTCATTGAAGAGGAGAACTATAGACCCCTTATAGATGCAATATTTGAATATGAGGAAGCTGAG GCAGCAAAACGTGAGAAATCTTCAAAGAATGCTGAA GAGGATAATTTGGAGGAAGAAGAGGTTGCGCATGAAGAGCCTGTAAGGCCCTTAAAAAGATCACGTTTGAGACCGGAAGCTAGTCTATCATCACCATCCAGCCTGGGTGGAACTTCACAGGTGAGGCATGATGTTGAGGGGGCTGAACTTCTTGGACAGCACAACTCCTCTAATGGCCATATGGATTCTGAACCACAGCCTGCATCATGCCAATATATTGCTCGGAACAAAGGAAAACAGCCTGTTTCTCCCAATGCTACATCACAGGAAACATATTCTTTGCCTCAGCTTTCTGGTGCAGACAAAAGTCAGCCAAGTTCTTGTAAAGCAGGAACTGGTTTGGGTTCTGAGAGGGGTAAGGAAGTTCTATCTCCTCAAATCATGTCTGCTGAAAAGCCAAGCAGTGAGCCTAGCAATGCACAGTCATCCAAAAAGAAATTTCATGCATTGATCAAACCTAAAGAAGAGCCGGTCACTGAAGACATGCACCAAGAAGTTCCTGTTTCAGGCACTCATGCAG GGTCAGCAAAGAAAGGTGGATCATCAAATGCAAATGGTTTGATCGGGAATGAGGATCATCCTTCAGATCCGAAGATGCAATCCGGAGCTACACTAGATTTAGCTCTATCAAGCGAAGCAAGAGCCAATGATAACCTGGAGGTAGCTTCCTCAACCTCTGGAGATATGAAAGTGATTCTGAACTGTAGCGCAATTTTAGGAAAACCCAACTTTGAGATGCCTAGCCTAGATGCAGTGGTGAAGTTGATGGAGGATAAATGTCTGAGTAAGTACAAAGATGTCGACCCAAAATTTTCTGTGATCAAAGTAATGCAGGATGTTTGCGAGTGCTTCTTGGAGTTGCGTGCTCAATCTTCCATCAGCGCTTCAGAAGCAACAAGAGATGAGTAG